The DNA window ttcggttcatatcaGACTGCTacactgctatatctcagatgtagcagcgttgagcgcacagcatTGCTGCatatcaggtgtagcagagctcagcgcacggccagctctgctgcatctcaggtgtagcagagttcagcgcacggccagctcttctgcatctcaggtgaagcagagatcagcacatggccagatctgctgcatctcaggtgtagcatagctcagcgcatggccagctctgctgcatctcaggtgtagcagagttcagcgtacggccagctctgctgcatctcaggtatagcagagctgtgtcaactctgctatacctgagatcgtaccacaatggagactgctgtggaccgatcttagactccgcctcctcacagatgagcctccggcagaactagcgttgattggccgaatgctgtactctgtatggcattcgaccaatcaacgctggtcaatacattcctatggaagaaagtcagctcccgcattattagtggcgtaatacagtgacttgggcatgttagatgcccccaggcatgcttcccctgctgtcccagttgcattccagaggtgttgtcctcatttcctgaggtataatagtggacttggtaactctcctgagtcaaagagtggtttcccctgaaacaaagctttatagactataatggggttcaatatttgttcgggtagtcgaatattgaggggctattcaaaacgaatatcgaatatttcactgttcgctcatctctagttactaacaTAAAATTCGCTTCTATTTGTGTTATGTTTTGTGGGAATGTCCTATGAAAATCATTATGCTTGGTGTATATGTTATTAAAACTGGCTAATATTCTATAAAATCTACTACTTCAAGTGGATCTGAGaacaatatataatactgtgtttcaTGATAGTGTTTGGCTTGGTTCTCATCGCTTTGTGTAGGCAATGTAATAGGCCTTTTCTATGCTTTTATACAACATTTAAACTACATTTAAACTATTTTTTATATGAGTATACTGAAAAAAACTTAGAACTGTGTATGTCTCTGAGACCAGCACCTCTATATCATAGGATATCCAATAGGGTAAAATAGGAGAACCAACAGTTCTTTCTATGAACTAATAAACTCTCCAACATCATTTCTTTTACTTGTGTCTCTGTTTGTAATGATCTTATTTTATTTCTTAACAGGAGGAGTAATACTGTCATTTACTGTCTCCATTGCGGTTGGATTGATAATTGGAGGTCTCATATGGATTCTACTCACTTGCTTGTCTCGTCGGCGTGCCAGTGCAGCTATTTCCCCAAGAATGACCAGCTCATCGAGCCGCCGTCCTAGAACCTCCTCCCAAAACCACGCATTAAATAGATCCGGGTTCTATCGCAACAGTAGCTGTGAACGTAGGAGCAACCTCAGCCTAGCAAGTCTGACTTTTCAACGACAGACGTCACAAGAGCAGCCTGATCCATTCACAAGGAAACCTAGCTTCAGAGCATCCACTTTTCATCCATTTTTACAATCTCCTCCTCTTGCAGTTGAAGCTGAAAGTCAACTTGTCACTCTACCTCGAGCCAACAGCACATCACCGACTATGAACACTACTAGTAACTTCCGTCCAGACTTCCACTGGTCTAGTAACAGTCTACGTCTTGGAAACTCAACTCATACACCGCCACCAGCTTACGAAAGTATCATTAAAGCTTTCCCTGACCCTTGAAAATTGTGGAATTGAGCAGTTACTGAAACTTACTTTCTGAAAAGAACTAGCTAATAGTTCATCCAAAGAGAAGCCACATAGAGAATAAGCCAAGAAAAAGATTGCTCTAAACTGAATGTGGGGTCAATATTT is part of the Leptodactylus fuscus isolate aLepFus1 chromosome 3, aLepFus1.hap2, whole genome shotgun sequence genome and encodes:
- the MYCT1 gene encoding myc target protein 1, with the translated sequence MGNITVHQNITCYAEPKNMTCYTTLPDNFVGGVILSFTVSIAVGLIIGGLIWILLTCLSRRRASAAISPRMTSSSSRRPRTSSQNHALNRSGFYRNSSCERRSNLSLASLTFQRQTSQEQPDPFTRKPSFRASTFHPFLQSPPLAVEAESQLVTLPRANSTSPTMNTTSNFRPDFHWSSNSLRLGNSTHTPPPAYESIIKAFPDP